A region from the Streptomyces sp. 3214.6 genome encodes:
- a CDS encoding MIP/aquaporin family protein, whose amino-acid sequence MSSSDIFIGETIGTAILILLGGGVCAAVTLKASKARNAGWLAITFGWGFAVLTAVYTSAPLSGAHLNPAVTLALAIKDDDWSNVPVYWGGQLLGAAIGATLVWVAYYGQFHAHLTDKEIVGGPGAQSTKVKAVEAQEQGAGPVLGIFSTGPEIRVVWQNLATEIIGTIVLVLAVLTQGLNDKGNGLGNLGALITALVVVSIGLSLGGPTGYAINPARDLGPRIVHALLPLPNKGGSDWSYAWIPVVGPLIGGAIAAGIYNVAFA is encoded by the coding sequence GTGTCCAGCTCCGACATCTTCATCGGCGAGACCATCGGTACCGCCATACTCATCCTGCTCGGCGGCGGCGTCTGCGCCGCCGTGACGCTGAAGGCCTCCAAGGCCCGCAACGCCGGCTGGCTCGCCATCACCTTCGGGTGGGGTTTCGCCGTTCTGACGGCCGTCTACACCTCGGCGCCCCTCTCCGGCGCCCACCTCAACCCGGCGGTCACCCTCGCACTCGCGATCAAGGACGACGACTGGAGCAACGTTCCGGTCTACTGGGGCGGACAGCTGCTCGGCGCCGCCATCGGCGCCACCCTGGTCTGGGTCGCCTACTACGGCCAGTTCCACGCGCACCTCACCGACAAGGAGATCGTCGGCGGTCCGGGCGCGCAGTCCACGAAGGTCAAGGCCGTCGAAGCGCAGGAACAGGGCGCCGGCCCGGTCCTCGGCATCTTCTCCACCGGCCCGGAGATCCGCGTCGTCTGGCAGAACCTGGCCACGGAGATCATCGGCACCATCGTGCTGGTGCTGGCCGTCCTCACCCAGGGCCTCAACGACAAGGGCAACGGCCTCGGCAACCTGGGCGCCCTGATCACCGCGCTCGTCGTCGTCTCGATCGGTCTGTCCCTCGGCGGCCCGACCGGCTACGCGATCAACCCGGCCCGTGACCTCGGTCCGCGCATCGTGCACGCCCTCCTGCCCCTGCCCAACAAGGGCGGCTCCGACTGGAGCTACGCCTGGATCCCGGTGGTCGGCCCGCTGATCGGCGGCGCGATCGCTGCAGGCATCTACAACGTCGCTTTTGCTTAA
- a CDS encoding HAD family hydrolase, which produces MTSTVPAPVTRTAEGSALQAVLLDMDGTLVDTEGFWWDVEVEIFAGLGHSLDDSWRHVVVGGPMSRSAGFLIEATGADITIADLTVLLNEGFEDRITRALPLMPGAARLLAELAQHEVPTALVSASHRRIIDRVLISLGAENFRLSVAGDEVPRTKPYPDPYLFAAAGLGVDPTRCAVVEDTATGVASAEAAGCHVVAVPSVAPIAPSERRTVVPSLEQVDLPFLRGLMPLR; this is translated from the coding sequence ATGACCAGCACGGTTCCCGCGCCAGTAACCCGCACGGCCGAGGGCTCAGCCCTGCAGGCCGTGCTGCTCGACATGGACGGCACTCTGGTGGACACCGAGGGCTTCTGGTGGGACGTCGAGGTCGAGATCTTCGCCGGACTCGGCCACAGCCTCGACGACTCCTGGCGCCATGTGGTGGTCGGCGGCCCGATGAGCCGCAGTGCCGGGTTCCTGATCGAGGCGACCGGGGCCGACATCACCATCGCCGACCTGACCGTCCTGCTCAACGAGGGGTTCGAGGACCGCATCACCCGCGCCCTGCCCCTGATGCCGGGAGCCGCCCGGCTGCTCGCCGAGCTGGCCCAGCACGAGGTCCCCACGGCCCTCGTCTCCGCCTCCCACCGGCGCATCATCGACCGTGTCCTCATCTCACTCGGCGCAGAGAACTTCCGGCTGAGCGTCGCCGGTGACGAGGTCCCGCGCACCAAGCCGTACCCCGACCCCTACCTGTTCGCCGCCGCCGGCCTCGGCGTGGACCCGACCAGATGCGCCGTCGTCGAGGACACCGCGACCGGCGTCGCCTCGGCGGAGGCGGCGGGCTGTCACGTCGTCGCGGTGCCCTCCGTGGCCCCCATCGCACCGTCGGAGCGCCGCACCGTCGTGCCCTCCCTGGAACAGGTCGACCTGCCTTTTCTGCGTGGCCTGATGCCGCTCCGATGA
- a CDS encoding ABC transporter substrate-binding protein produces the protein MNRKTLVLPAVVGLLAPVLAACGGSDSGSGSGDAIVVGTTDRFTATKDAPAPLDPAYSYDVGTWNILRQTVQTLMIQPKGEGEPVPEAAESCSFTDSGNERYACKLRSGLKFANGDAITAKDVKFSIERARTIKADSGVFALLSTIDTIETQGDNEVIFHLKTADATFPFKLSTPVAGIVNPADYDKGKLRDGFAVDGSGPYTLKAETDGDEMTKAVFTKNPNYKGTLDVNNNEVDMVSYKDADAMGTALQKGDIDLMTRTMSPEQIKKLSEGSASGDIDMVELNGLEIRYLAFNTTAPTVKSKAVRQAMAQVVNRAELVSKVYGSQAEPLYSLVPATLTGHSNSFFNAYGDPSVSKAKTMLSDANVTTPVKLTLNYTTDHYGPATKQEFETLQKQLNDSGLFDVTIQGTAWDSFVPAERKGEYAVWGMGWFPDFPDADNFVAPFLDKDNFLKSPYANSDIINNLIPASRREADRLSAAASLKEIQDTVAKDVPILPLWQGKQYVAANNDVTGTAYALNSSATLQLWELGRGTSN, from the coding sequence ATGAACCGCAAGACTTTGGTGCTGCCGGCCGTGGTCGGTCTGCTCGCGCCCGTTCTCGCCGCCTGCGGCGGGTCCGACAGCGGCAGCGGCAGCGGCGACGCCATCGTCGTCGGCACCACCGACCGGTTCACCGCCACCAAGGACGCCCCGGCGCCGCTCGACCCGGCGTACTCCTACGACGTCGGCACCTGGAACATCCTGCGCCAGACCGTGCAGACCCTGATGATCCAGCCCAAGGGCGAGGGCGAACCCGTCCCGGAGGCGGCCGAAAGCTGCAGCTTCACCGACAGCGGCAACGAGCGCTACGCCTGCAAGCTGCGCAGCGGCCTGAAGTTCGCCAATGGCGACGCCATCACCGCCAAGGACGTCAAGTTCTCCATCGAGCGCGCCCGCACCATCAAGGCCGACTCCGGCGTCTTCGCCCTGCTGTCCACCATCGACACCATCGAAACGCAGGGCGACAACGAAGTCATCTTCCACCTCAAGACCGCCGACGCCACTTTCCCCTTCAAGCTGTCGACCCCGGTCGCCGGCATCGTCAACCCCGCCGACTACGACAAGGGCAAGCTGCGCGACGGCTTCGCGGTCGACGGCTCCGGCCCCTACACCCTCAAGGCCGAGACCGACGGCGACGAGATGACCAAGGCCGTGTTCACGAAGAACCCCAACTACAAGGGGACGCTCGACGTGAACAACAACGAGGTCGACATGGTCTCCTACAAGGACGCCGACGCCATGGGCACCGCCCTCCAAAAGGGCGACATCGACCTCATGACCCGCACCATGTCGCCGGAGCAGATCAAGAAGCTCTCCGAGGGCTCCGCCAGCGGCGACATCGACATGGTCGAACTCAACGGCCTCGAGATCCGCTACCTCGCCTTCAACACCACCGCCCCCACCGTCAAGTCCAAGGCCGTGCGCCAGGCGATGGCCCAGGTCGTCAACCGCGCCGAGCTGGTCTCCAAGGTGTACGGCTCCCAGGCCGAGCCGCTCTACTCGCTCGTCCCGGCCACTCTCACCGGCCACTCCAACTCGTTCTTCAACGCCTACGGCGACCCGAGCGTCTCCAAGGCCAAGACCATGCTGAGCGATGCGAACGTCACCACCCCGGTGAAGCTGACGCTGAACTACACGACCGACCACTACGGCCCGGCCACCAAGCAGGAGTTCGAGACGCTGCAGAAGCAGCTCAACGACAGCGGCCTGTTCGACGTCACCATCCAGGGCACCGCCTGGGACTCGTTCGTCCCGGCCGAGCGCAAGGGCGAGTACGCCGTCTGGGGCATGGGCTGGTTCCCCGACTTCCCCGACGCCGACAACTTCGTCGCCCCGTTCCTCGACAAGGACAACTTCCTCAAGTCCCCGTACGCCAACAGCGACATCATCAACAACCTGATCCCGGCCTCCCGCCGCGAGGCCGACCGCCTCAGCGCCGCGGCGAGCCTGAAGGAGATCCAGGACACCGTCGCCAAGGACGTACCGATCCTCCCGCTATGGCAGGGCAAGCAGTACGTCGCCGCCAACAACGACGTCACGGGCACGGCCTACGCGCTCAACTCCTCCGCCACCCTCCAGCTGTGGGAACTCGGCCGAGGCACCAGCAACTGA
- a CDS encoding IclR family transcriptional regulator, translating into MARNIQSVERAAAMLRLLAGGERRLGLSDIASSTGLAKGTAHGILRTLQQEGFVEQDDVSGRYQLGAELLRLGTTYLDVHELRARALVWTDDLARSSGESVHLGVLHQHGVLIVHHVFRPDDSRQVLEIGAMQPLHSTALGKVLSAYDPVAHSEALEAERKPFTDRTVCEPEAFEHILDLTRARGYAADVEETWEGVASIAAPIHDRRRMPVGAVGITGAVERLGRDGELRPELIAAVRDCARAVSRDLGAGRF; encoded by the coding sequence ATGGCACGGAACATCCAGTCGGTCGAACGTGCGGCCGCGATGCTGCGGCTGCTCGCGGGCGGCGAGCGGCGCCTGGGCCTGTCGGACATCGCCTCGTCCACGGGCCTGGCCAAGGGCACCGCCCACGGCATCCTGCGCACCCTCCAGCAGGAGGGCTTCGTGGAGCAGGACGACGTCTCCGGGCGCTATCAGCTGGGCGCGGAGCTGCTGCGCCTGGGCACCACCTACCTGGACGTGCACGAGCTACGCGCGCGCGCCCTGGTATGGACGGACGACCTGGCCCGTTCCAGCGGCGAGAGCGTGCACCTGGGAGTGCTGCACCAGCATGGCGTGCTGATCGTGCACCACGTCTTCCGGCCCGACGACAGCCGGCAGGTGCTGGAGATCGGCGCCATGCAGCCGTTGCACTCCACGGCCCTCGGCAAGGTGCTGTCGGCCTACGATCCCGTCGCGCACAGCGAGGCCCTGGAGGCCGAGCGCAAGCCGTTCACGGACCGTACGGTGTGCGAGCCGGAGGCCTTCGAGCACATCCTCGACCTCACCCGCGCGCGCGGGTACGCGGCCGACGTGGAGGAGACCTGGGAGGGCGTGGCCTCCATCGCGGCGCCGATCCACGACCGGCGGCGCATGCCCGTCGGCGCGGTCGGCATCACGGGCGCCGTGGAACGCCTGGGCCGGGACGGCGAGCTGCGCCCCGAGCTGATCGCGGCGGTGCGCGACTGCGCCCGCGCGGTCTCGCGGGACCTGGGCGCCGGGCGCTTCTGA
- a CDS encoding response regulator has translation MAIRVLLVDDQPLLRTGFRMILEAEQDIAVVGEAGDGLQALDQVRALQPDVVLMDIRMPRMDGVEATRQITGPGRDGPAKVLVLTTFDLDEYVVEALRAGASGFLLKDAPAIELVQAIRVVAAGEAMLAPSITRRLLDKYATHLPSGEEPVPDTLHTLTDREVEVLKLVARGLSNAEIAADLFVSETTVKTHVGHVLTKLGLRDRVQAAVYAYESGLVRPGAQ, from the coding sequence GTGGCCATCCGCGTCCTACTGGTCGATGACCAGCCGCTGCTGCGCACGGGCTTCCGGATGATTCTGGAGGCCGAGCAGGACATCGCGGTCGTCGGCGAGGCCGGAGACGGCCTGCAGGCTCTCGACCAGGTGCGGGCGTTGCAGCCCGATGTGGTGCTGATGGACATCCGGATGCCGCGGATGGACGGGGTGGAGGCGACCCGGCAGATCACCGGCCCGGGGCGGGACGGTCCGGCGAAGGTGCTGGTGCTGACCACGTTCGATCTCGATGAGTACGTGGTGGAGGCGCTGCGGGCCGGGGCGAGCGGGTTTCTGCTGAAGGACGCGCCCGCCATCGAACTGGTGCAGGCGATCCGGGTGGTGGCGGCCGGTGAGGCGATGCTGGCGCCGAGTATCACGCGTCGGCTGCTGGACAAGTACGCCACGCATCTGCCGTCGGGCGAGGAGCCGGTGCCGGACACGCTGCACACGCTCACCGATCGTGAGGTGGAGGTGCTGAAGCTGGTGGCGCGGGGGCTGTCGAACGCGGAGATCGCGGCCGATCTGTTCGTCAGTGAGACGACGGTGAAGACGCATGTGGGTCATGTGCTGACGAAGCTGGGGCTGCGCGACCGGGTGCAGGCCGCGGTGTACGCGTACGAGAGCGGTCTGGTGCGTCCCGGCGCGCAGTAG
- a CDS encoding ABC transporter substrate-binding protein, with translation MNMRNQWPVLPIVAGLASSLLTGCGTQSGGTGGDTSAVVLGMSDDVLATDPASGYDPGSWLLFNNVFQSLLSFPKGGTEPEPDAAEECSFSDTKTQVYTCTLKDGLKFSNGDALTSEDVKFSFDRMLKINDDAGPAIMFPMLDTIETPDAKTVVFTLKVPDATFPSKIASGAGSIVDHKEYDADSLRKDGGAVGSGPYKLDSFGEDQAVFSVNENYRGTADDAQNTGVTLKFFSGDQKALKKALLAGDVDIAYRGLTAADISDIEQSTDNAGAEVVEGSSAEVQHLVFNTADPVAGKLGVRRAIAHLIDREALIKDVYQGTADPLYSIVPAGITGHNTAFFDRYGARPSPAKAAAALADEGITGKVKLTLWSTPSRYGPATDQELKAIAGQLNASGLFDADVKSVAYDQYEKDIAAGKYGVYVKGWVPDYPDADNFTSPFFGKGNVLGNNYTNEAITGTLIPRTAAQSDRTATGTDFADIQNLVAEQLPVLPIWQAKQYAVVGDHVYGLENCLDASTVFRFWELSKG, from the coding sequence GTGAACATGCGCAACCAGTGGCCGGTCCTGCCCATCGTGGCGGGGCTGGCCTCCAGCCTGTTGACCGGCTGCGGCACCCAGAGCGGGGGCACCGGAGGCGACACCTCCGCCGTGGTCCTGGGGATGTCCGACGACGTCCTCGCCACCGACCCCGCCTCCGGCTACGACCCCGGCTCCTGGCTGTTATTCAACAACGTCTTCCAGTCGCTGCTGAGCTTCCCCAAGGGCGGCACCGAACCCGAACCGGACGCGGCCGAGGAGTGCTCCTTCAGCGACACCAAGACCCAGGTCTACACGTGCACCCTGAAGGACGGCCTGAAGTTCAGCAACGGCGACGCCCTCACCTCCGAGGACGTCAAGTTCTCCTTCGACCGCATGCTGAAGATCAACGACGACGCCGGCCCGGCCATCATGTTCCCCATGCTCGACACGATCGAGACGCCCGACGCCAAGACCGTCGTCTTCACACTGAAGGTCCCCGACGCCACCTTCCCCAGCAAGATCGCCTCAGGCGCCGGCTCCATCGTCGACCACAAGGAATACGACGCCGACAGCCTGCGCAAGGACGGCGGCGCCGTCGGCTCCGGCCCCTACAAACTGGACTCCTTCGGCGAGGACCAAGCCGTCTTCTCCGTCAACGAGAACTACCGGGGCACCGCCGACGACGCCCAGAACACCGGCGTCACCCTGAAGTTCTTCAGCGGCGACCAGAAGGCCCTCAAAAAGGCCCTGCTCGCCGGCGACGTCGACATCGCCTACCGCGGCCTCACCGCCGCCGACATCTCCGACATCGAGCAGAGCACCGACAACGCCGGCGCCGAGGTCGTCGAGGGCAGCAGCGCCGAGGTCCAGCACCTCGTCTTCAACACGGCCGACCCCGTCGCCGGGAAGCTCGGCGTCCGCCGCGCCATCGCCCACCTGATCGACCGCGAAGCCCTCATCAAGGACGTCTACCAGGGGACCGCCGACCCCCTCTACTCGATCGTCCCGGCCGGCATCACGGGCCACAACACCGCCTTCTTCGACCGCTACGGCGCCCGCCCCTCCCCGGCCAAGGCCGCCGCCGCACTCGCCGACGAGGGCATCACCGGCAAGGTGAAACTCACCCTCTGGTCCACCCCGTCCCGCTACGGCCCCGCCACCGACCAGGAGCTCAAGGCCATCGCCGGCCAGCTCAACGCCAGCGGCCTGTTCGACGCCGACGTCAAGTCCGTCGCCTACGACCAGTACGAGAAGGACATCGCCGCCGGCAAGTACGGCGTCTACGTCAAGGGCTGGGTCCCCGACTACCCCGACGCCGACAACTTCACCTCGCCCTTCTTCGGCAAGGGCAACGTGCTCGGCAACAACTACACCAACGAAGCCATCACCGGCACCCTCATCCCGCGCACCGCCGCCCAGAGCGACCGCACCGCCACCGGCACCGACTTCGCCGACATCCAGAACCTCGTCGCCGAACAACTGCCCGTCCTGCCCATCTGGCAGGCCAAGCAGTACGCCGTCGTCGGCGACCACGTCTACGGCCTCGAGAACTGCCTCGACGCCTCGACGGTGTTCCGCTTCTGGGAACTCAGCAAGGGCTGA
- a CDS encoding RecB family exonuclease: MESSGEGVVPAGDGDVVAESAGAAVPEVGTVAPEVGTVAPEVGAAVVATAPASLSPSRAGDFMQCPLLYRFRVIDRLPEKPSPAATKGTLVHAVLERLFDAPAAERTAPRAKSLIPGQWDRLRETRPEVGELFADDPEGERLAGWLAEAEGLVERWFTLEDPTRLEPAERELFVEAELESGLRLRGIIDRVDVAATGEVRIVDYKTGKAPRAEYADGALFQMKFYALVVWRLKNVIPRRLQLVYLGSGDVLTYDPVLADLERVERKLLALWEAIRLATQTGEWRPRPTKLCGWCDHQAHCPEFGGTPPPYPLPVTLPVRAAESESGAQGRMGPG, encoded by the coding sequence ATGGAGAGCAGTGGCGAGGGCGTCGTCCCGGCGGGTGACGGTGATGTGGTGGCGGAGTCGGCGGGGGCGGCCGTGCCCGAGGTCGGGACTGTCGCGCCCGAGGTGGGGACTGTCGCGCCCGAGGTGGGGGCGGCGGTCGTCGCGACGGCGCCTGCCTCGCTGTCGCCCTCGCGGGCCGGTGATTTCATGCAGTGTCCGCTGTTGTACCGGTTCCGGGTGATCGACCGGCTTCCGGAGAAGCCGAGCCCTGCGGCGACGAAGGGGACGTTGGTGCATGCGGTGCTTGAGCGGTTGTTCGACGCTCCGGCGGCGGAGCGGACCGCGCCGCGGGCCAAGTCGCTGATTCCGGGTCAGTGGGACCGGCTGCGGGAGACGCGGCCGGAGGTCGGGGAGCTGTTCGCCGACGATCCGGAGGGTGAGCGGCTGGCGGGCTGGCTGGCGGAGGCGGAGGGGCTGGTCGAGCGCTGGTTCACGCTGGAGGATCCGACGCGGTTGGAGCCGGCCGAGCGGGAGCTGTTCGTCGAGGCGGAGCTGGAGTCGGGGCTGCGGTTGCGCGGGATCATCGACCGCGTCGATGTGGCGGCGACGGGTGAGGTGCGGATCGTCGACTACAAGACGGGCAAGGCGCCGCGCGCGGAGTACGCCGACGGTGCGCTGTTCCAGATGAAGTTCTACGCCCTGGTGGTGTGGCGGCTGAAGAACGTGATTCCGCGGCGGTTGCAGCTGGTGTATCTCGGCAGTGGGGACGTGCTGACCTACGATCCCGTCCTGGCCGATCTGGAGCGGGTCGAGCGCAAGTTGCTCGCGCTGTGGGAGGCGATCCGGCTGGCGACGCAGACGGGTGAGTGGCGTCCGCGGCCGACGAAGTTGTGCGGCTGGTGCGATCACCAGGCGCACTGTCCGGAGTTCGGTGGGACTCCCCCGCCGTATCCGCTGCCGGTGACGCTGCCGGTGAGGGCGGCAGAGTCCGAGTCAGGGGCGCAGGGCAGAATGGGGCCGGGCTAG
- the metH gene encoding methionine synthase yields MASVPPTPSADSRTRVSALREALATRVVVADGAMGTMLQAQEPTLEDFENLEGCNEILNLTRPDIVRSVHEEYFAAGVDCVETNTFGANHSAMAEYDIPERVYELSEAGARIARETADAFAARDGRQRWVLGSIGPGTKLPTLGHIGFTTLRDAYQQNAEGLITGGADALVVETTQDLLQTKAAVLGAHRARELAGLDVPLIVSVTVETTGTMLLGSEIGAALTALEPLGIDMIGMNCATGPAEMSEHLRYLARNARIPLACMPNAGLPVLGKNGASYPLSAPELADAQENFVRDYGLSLVGGCCGTTPEHLRQVVERVRDLTPAPRTPRPEAGAASLYQSVPFRQDTSYLAIGERTNANGSKKFREAMLAGRWDDCVEMAREQIREGAHLLDLCVDYVGRDGVADMEELAGRFATASTLPIVLDSTEVDVIRAGLEKLGGRAVINSVNYEDGDGPESRFAKVTKLAQEHGAALIALTIDEEGQARTPEKKVEIAERLIDDLTGNWGIREEDILIDTLTFTICTGQEESRGDGVATIEAIRELKRRHPDVQTTLGLSNISFGLNPAARILLNSVFLDECVKAGLDSAIVHASKILPIARFTEEEVQTALDLIHDRRAEGYDPLQKLMQLFEGATAKSLKAGKAEELAALPLEERLKRRIIDGERNGLERDLDEALQSRPALDIVNETLLDGMKVVGELFGSGQMQLPFVLQSAEVMKAAVAHLEPHMEKTDDDGKGTIVLATVRGDVHDIGKNLVDIILSNNGYNVVNLGIKQPVSAILDAAAEHRADVIGMSGLLVKSTVIMKENLEELNQRGLAANYPVILGGAALTRAYVEQDLHGIYEGEVRYARDAFEGLRLMDALIGVKRGVPGAKLPDLKQRRVRASTTAVEVEERPEEGHVRSDVATDNPVPKAPFDGTRVIKGIQLKEYASWLDEGALFKGQWGLKQARAGDGPTYEELVETEGRPRLRGLLDRLQTDNLLEAAVVYGYFPCVSKDDDLIILDDQGNERTRFTFPRQRRGRRLCLADFFRPEESGETDVVGLQVVTVGSRIGEETAKLFESNSYRDYLELHGLSVQLAEALAEYWHARVRFELGFAGEDPADIEDMFALKYRGARFSLGYGACPDLEDRAKIAELLRPERIGVHLSEEFQLHPEQSTDAIVIHHPEAKYFNAR; encoded by the coding sequence ATGGCCTCTGTGCCGCCGACCCCTTCCGCCGACAGCCGGACCCGTGTGTCCGCGCTCCGAGAGGCCCTGGCCACCCGAGTGGTGGTGGCCGACGGAGCCATGGGCACCATGCTCCAGGCCCAGGAGCCCACCCTTGAGGACTTCGAGAACCTCGAGGGCTGCAACGAGATCCTCAACCTCACCCGGCCGGACATCGTCCGCTCCGTGCACGAGGAGTACTTCGCCGCGGGTGTGGACTGCGTCGAGACCAACACGTTCGGCGCAAACCACTCCGCCATGGCCGAGTACGACATCCCCGAACGGGTGTACGAGCTGTCCGAGGCGGGCGCCCGCATCGCCCGCGAGACGGCCGACGCCTTCGCCGCCCGCGACGGGCGCCAGCGCTGGGTGCTCGGGTCGATCGGCCCCGGTACCAAGCTGCCGACCCTCGGCCACATCGGCTTCACCACGTTGCGCGACGCCTACCAGCAGAACGCCGAGGGCCTCATCACCGGTGGGGCCGACGCGCTCGTCGTCGAGACCACCCAGGACCTGCTGCAGACCAAGGCCGCCGTCCTGGGCGCCCACCGCGCCCGGGAGCTGGCCGGCCTGGATGTGCCGCTGATCGTCTCGGTGACCGTCGAGACGACCGGCACGATGCTGCTCGGCTCGGAGATCGGCGCCGCCCTGACAGCGCTGGAGCCGCTCGGCATCGACATGATCGGCATGAACTGCGCCACCGGCCCGGCCGAGATGAGCGAGCACCTGCGCTACCTGGCCCGCAACGCGCGCATCCCACTGGCCTGTATGCCGAACGCGGGCCTGCCCGTGCTGGGCAAGAACGGGGCGTCCTACCCGCTGAGCGCCCCGGAGCTCGCCGACGCCCAGGAGAACTTCGTCCGCGACTACGGCCTGTCCCTGGTCGGCGGCTGCTGCGGCACCACCCCCGAGCACCTGCGCCAGGTCGTCGAACGCGTACGCGACCTGACTCCCGCCCCGCGCACCCCGCGCCCCGAGGCCGGCGCCGCCTCCCTCTACCAGAGCGTCCCCTTCCGCCAGGACACCTCCTACCTCGCCATCGGCGAGCGCACCAACGCCAACGGCTCCAAGAAGTTCCGTGAGGCCATGCTCGCCGGCCGCTGGGACGACTGCGTCGAGATGGCCCGCGAGCAGATCCGCGAGGGCGCGCACCTGCTCGACCTGTGCGTGGACTACGTCGGCCGCGACGGCGTCGCCGACATGGAGGAACTCGCCGGCCGCTTCGCCACCGCCTCCACCCTGCCGATCGTCCTGGACTCCACCGAGGTCGACGTCATCCGGGCGGGCCTGGAGAAGCTCGGCGGCCGCGCGGTCATCAACTCCGTCAACTACGAGGACGGCGACGGCCCCGAGTCCCGCTTCGCGAAGGTCACCAAGCTGGCCCAGGAGCACGGCGCCGCGCTGATCGCGCTGACCATCGACGAGGAGGGCCAGGCGCGTACCCCCGAGAAGAAGGTCGAGATCGCCGAACGGCTCATCGACGACCTCACCGGGAACTGGGGCATCCGCGAGGAGGACATCCTCATCGACACCCTGACCTTCACCATCTGCACCGGTCAGGAGGAGTCCCGCGGCGACGGCGTCGCCACGATCGAGGCGATCCGCGAGCTCAAGCGCCGCCACCCCGACGTCCAGACCACCCTGGGCCTGTCGAACATCTCCTTCGGCCTCAACCCGGCCGCCCGCATCCTGCTCAACTCCGTCTTCCTCGACGAATGCGTGAAGGCGGGCCTGGACTCGGCGATCGTGCACGCCTCGAAGATCCTGCCCATCGCCCGCTTCACCGAGGAAGAGGTGCAGACGGCCCTCGACCTCATCCACGACCGCCGCGCCGAGGGATACGACCCGCTCCAGAAGCTCATGCAGCTCTTCGAGGGCGCCACGGCGAAGTCCCTGAAGGCGGGCAAGGCCGAGGAACTGGCCGCGCTGCCCCTGGAGGAGCGCCTCAAGCGCCGCATCATCGACGGCGAGCGCAACGGCCTGGAGAGGGACCTCGACGAGGCCCTGCAGAGCCGCCCGGCGCTGGACATCGTCAACGAGACCCTCCTGGACGGCATGAAGGTCGTCGGCGAGCTCTTCGGCTCCGGCCAGATGCAGTTGCCGTTCGTGCTCCAGTCCGCCGAGGTGATGAAGGCCGCCGTCGCCCACCTCGAACCGCACATGGAGAAGACCGACGACGACGGCAAGGGCACGATCGTGCTGGCCACCGTCCGCGGCGACGTCCACGACATCGGCAAGAACCTCGTCGACATCATCCTGTCCAACAACGGCTACAACGTCGTCAACCTCGGCATCAAGCAGCCCGTCTCCGCGATCCTGGACGCCGCCGCCGAGCACCGCGCCGACGTCATCGGCATGTCCGGCCTCCTGGTCAAATCCACCGTGATCATGAAGGAGAACCTGGAGGAGCTCAACCAGCGCGGCCTCGCGGCGAACTACCCCGTCATCCTCGGCGGCGCCGCCCTGACCAGGGCCTACGTCGAGCAGGACCTGCACGGGATCTACGAGGGCGAGGTCCGCTACGCCCGCGACGCCTTCGAGGGCCTGCGCCTGATGGACGCCCTCATCGGCGTCAAGCGGGGCGTGCCCGGCGCGAAGCTGCCCGACCTGAAGCAGCGCCGGGTCCGCGCGAGCACGACCGCCGTCGAGGTCGAGGAACGCCCGGAGGAAGGCCATGTCCGCTCCGACGTGGCCACCGACAACCCCGTCCCCAAGGCGCCCTTCGACGGCACCCGCGTCATCAAGGGCATCCAGCTCAAGGAGTACGCCTCCTGGCTCGACGAGGGCGCCCTGTTCAAGGGCCAGTGGGGCCTGAAGCAGGCCCGCGCCGGCGACGGACCCACCTACGAGGAACTCGTCGAGACCGAGGGCCGGCCCCGGCTGCGCGGCCTCCTGGACAGGCTCCAGACCGACAACCTCCTCGAAGCCGCCGTCGTCTACGGCTACTTCCCCTGCGTGTCCAAGGACGACGACCTGATCATCCTGGACGACCAGGGCAACGAACGCACCCGCTTCACCTTCCCCCGTCAGCGCCGCGGCCGCCGCCTGTGCCTGGCCGACTTCTTCCGCCCGGAGGAGTCGGGCGAGACGGACGTCGTCGGCCTCCAGGTCGTCACCGTCGGCTCCCGCATCGGCGAGGAGACCGCCAAGCTCTTCGAGTCCAACTCCTACCGCGACTACCTCGAACTGCACGGCCTGTCCGTGCAGTTGGCGGAGGCCCTCGCCGAGTACTGGCACGCGCGCGTGCGTTTTGAACTCGGCTTCGCCGGCGAGGACCCGGCCGACATCGAGGACATGTTCGCCCTGAAGTACCGCGGCGCCCGCTTCTCCCTCGGCTACGGCGCCTGCCCCGACCTGGAGGACCGCGCCAAGATCGCCGAACTGCTGCGGCCCGAGCGGATCGGCGTCCACCTGTCCGAGGAGTTCCAACTCCACCCCGAGCAGTCCACGGACGCCATCGTGATCCACCACCCCGAGGCGAAGTACTTCAACGCACGGTGA